A window from Bombus fervidus isolate BK054 chromosome 12, iyBomFerv1, whole genome shotgun sequence encodes these proteins:
- the Hmt-1 gene encoding ABC transporter ATP-binding protein/permease Hmt-1, which yields MNNTMTYCPPNITFSDIWVDHGMSKCFMDTISIAIISSYLLIFGTIQLWMYRKYGTETAATLLPRNKLYNVQKFFLYFVPILSVVRIILQGTVLNDNKIYGYMILTTVLTIIVYPYSIYILKVERHKLLPSVPPQGHGLVLLGFWTLAFVAENVVFVNIGKVEWWFHLNTLTDQIEMALFILRYVSNLIIFALGLKAPGITGNTDSEYHTLNNDPTPRSRYYQGRPEDTSSTWKNAWYKIKTLTPFLWPKSFMLQLRVTFCFGLLILGRLINLYVPIYNKKIVDSVTDIPVLFRWDLILIYVAFKFLQGGGTGGMGLLNNLRSFLWIRIQQYTTREIEVELFRHLHNLSLRWHLGRKTGEVLRVMDRGTDSVNNLLNYILFSIVPTIVDIIVAIAFFVVAYNKWFGLIVFLTMSLYIAATILVTEWRTKFQRRMNLADNAQKARSVDSLLNFETVKYYGAESYEVDSYRKAILEFQAAEWKSMITLNILNTLQNIIVCSGLLAGSLLCLHMVITKQGLTIGDYVLFASYIIQLYVPLNWFGTYYRAIQKNFVDMENMFDLLREDQEIIDAPGAGPLIVKRGLLEFLNVTFSYTPEKVILKNVSFVVPAGKTVALVGPSGAGKSTIIRLLFRFYDVEQGAILIDGQNIKTVTQDSVRRAIGVVPQDTVLFNNTIKYNIQYGHIEAIDADVISAARNADIHERILSFPNGYDTQVGERGLRLSGGEKQRVAIARTILKEPAIVLLDEATSALDTQTERNIQAALNKVCANRTTIIIAHRLSTIIHADQILVLQDGEIVERGKHEELISYNGKYHSMWQAQLQNDQEATKDSNDDAPESKTLKS from the exons ATGAATAATACAATGACTTACTGTCCTCCAAATATTACCTTCTCCGATATTTGGGTGGACCATGGAATGTCCAAATGCTTCATGGACACTATCAGTATTgcaattatttcttcatatttattaatttttggtaCAATTCAACTTTGGATGTATCGGAAATATGGGACAGAAACTGCTGCAACTTTATTACctagaaataaattgtacaatgttcaaaaatttttcctttattttgtTCCAATACTTAGTGTAGTAAGAATAATTCTACAAGGAACAGTTTTGAatgacaataaaatatatggttACATG attctcACAACAGTATTAACAATAATTGTGTATCCATATTCAATATACATACTAAAGGTAGAAAGGCATAAACTGTTACCAAGTGTGCCACCGCAAGGACATGGACTTGTATTATTGGGCTTTTGGACTTTAGCATTTGTTGCAGAAAATGTTGTGTTTGTTAATATTGGTAAAGTTGAATGGTGGTTCCATTTAAACAC ATTAACAGACCAGATTGAGATGGCACTGttcattctacgttatgtTAGCAACCTTATTATCTTTGCTCTAGGTCTCAAAGCTCCAGGAATAACTGGCAATACAGATTCTGAATATCATACTTTAAATAATGATCCAACTCCACGGTCAAGATATTATCAAGGT AGACCCGAGGATACCAGTTCTACGTGGAAGAATGCATGGTATAAGATAAAAACTTTGACACCATTCTTATGGCCAAAATCTTTCATGCTCCAACTCCGTGTTACTTTTTGTTTTGGATTACTTATATTGGGACGTTTAATAAACTTATATGTcccaatttataataaaaaaattgtggATAGTGTCACTGACATTCCTGTATTATTTAG GTGGGatcttatattaatatatgtagCATTCAAATTCTTACAAGGTGGCGGTACAGGTGGTATGGGATTACTAAATAATCTTAGGTCATTTCTGTGGATTCGTATACAACAGTATACAACTCGAGAAATAGAAGTAGAATTGTTTAg acACTTACACAACTTAAGTTTACGTTGGCATCTAGGAAGAAAAACTGGAGAGGTCTTAAGAGTTATGGATCGCGGGACAGACTCTGTAAACAATCTTCTCAATTACATCTTGTTTTCAATTGTTCCAACAATCGTTGATATCATTGTAGCTATTGCATTCTTTGTTGTTGCTTACAACAAGTGGTTTGGCTTAATTGTATTTCTGACTATGAGCCTTTATATAG CTGCTACAATCTTGGTTACTGAGTGGCGTACTAAGTTCCAGAGACGCATGAACTTAGCAGATAATGCTCAAAAAGCACGAAGTGTAGACAGTTTACTTAATTTTGAAACTGTTAAATATTATGGGGCAGAATCATATGAAGTCGATAGTTATAGAAAAGCAATATTGGAATTCCAAGCTGCAGAATGGAAATCAAtgataacattaaatattttaaatactttacaaaatataattgtttgcAGCGGTTTACTTGCTGGTTCATTACTTTGCTTACATATG GTTATAACCAAACAAGGTTTAACCATTGGTGACTATGTTTTATTTGCGAGTTATATCATTCAGCTTTACGTGCCACTAAATTGGTTTGGAACATATTATCG tgcaatacaaaaaaattttgttgacATGGAAAATATGTTTGATCTTCTGAGAGAAGATCAAGAAATTATTGATGCTCCAGGTGCTGGTCCATTAATAGTAAAACGTGGCTTACTAGAATTTTTGAATGTGACATTTAGTTACACACCTGaaaaagttatattaaaaaatgttagcTTCGTCGTACCAGCAGGAAAGACTGTTGCATTGGTTGGACCATCTGGAGCAGGAAAATCTACTATTATACGACTATTATTCAGATTTTATGATGTGGAACAGGGTGCAATTTTGATTGACggtcaaaatattaaaaccgTCACTCAGGATTCCGTGAGACGAGCTATAGGTGTTGTACCTCAAGATACAGTATTGTTTAATAATACCATAAAGTACAATATTCAGTATGGACATATCGAAGCTATAGATGCGGATGTAATATCAGCAGCTCGAAACGCGGACATTCATGAGAGAATTCTTTCATTTCCAAATGGTTATGATACACAG GTCGGTGAAAGAGGTCTCCGTTTAAGTGGTGGAGAAAAACAACGCGTTGCTATCGCGCGTACGATACTGAAAGAACCAGCGATCGTACTTTTAGATGAAGCAACAAGTGCACTTGATACGCAAACAGAACGTAACATTCAAGCAGCGTTAAACAAAGTCTGTGCTAATCGAACGACTATCATCATAGCACACAGATTATCTACGATAATACATGCCGACCAAATTCTTGTTTTGCAAGACGGAGAAATCGTAGAAAGAGGCAAACACGAAGAATTGATTTCTTATAATGGAAAGTACCATTCCATGTGGCAAGCACAATTGCAAAATGATCAGGAGGCTACCAAAGATTCAAACGATGACGCTCCAGAAAGCAAAACATTAAAATCATAA
- the LOC139993000 gene encoding testis-expressed protein 10 homolog: MAKGHKHLKRLKSEKAKVKLKAKKTKHLPKGLNVTDPSFKVKKIVIREQLKQHDKTDILSKRKLNIKELLLRLQHHNSTVRQDAVKELKEILSEHSLKLLSSQFGPLLQGICALSLDKEKDIRRNSLKVLSLILGPVSNDQLNPYCDVLISYLGCAMTHIDPYIKEDALLFLDVLVQNCSNILARNSYKVLPNFLDMISRLHTEMKPGRQLLTTLNSKNTNVKWRIKVLERLATMFSSIVTFFKSQQIISSGESAKVVTVNKNTRYIPIYTNINSQNCEVDFERIDNEGRNNSNNTLDADELMSYIELLMPLIFDSWIEVCPDEKNIDYSALLISTEALELLKSTVEIIQLIIECIDILYTECDVNMKFWFKSNFQDSYTKNFVSKFPYNKLGVTGCFLPSIRNRKRQQDFAIDNSYDICLGYNLAICQIYVWFTSIQSDDKMMPKLMKNYCTSVIKYLNGKLEIWSDINNTVLPQLTKLLRTLFLKASKVWYKNYLDLSETLQLVVNACCNQSKNEMQLQLFSMISEIMLDHTLHELHRESAFKEFISTLPNLLLKSKIHEDTIQTINKIVLRYRGWIQKELVANYKDIIENAKKIEIIGSEDNKQSRLMICNLFYFLDTQIFY; the protein is encoded by the exons ATGGCTAAGGGTCATAAACATTTGAAACGCCTAAAGTCTGAAAAAGCGAAGGTAAAACTGAAAGCAAAGAAAACGAAACATTTACCAAAAGGATTAAATGTCACAGATCCTTCATTTAAAGTTAAAAAGATAGTTATACGAGAACAGTTGAAGCAGCATGATAAGACGGACATACTTAGCAAGAGGAAGCTTAATATTAAG gaATTATTGTTACGTTTACAACATCATAATTCAACAGTTCGACAAGATGctgtaaaagaattaaaagaaattttgtcagaacattctttgaaattattaagttCACAATTTGGACCACTTTTGCAAGGTATTTGTGCATTGTCCCTtgataaagagaaagatattAGACGTAACTCTTTGAAAGTTTTGAGTCTAATCCTTGGACCAGTTTCTAATGATCAACTTAATCCATATTGTGATGTATTGATTTCCTATTTGGGATGTGCTATGACACATATTGATCCTTATATCAAAGAAGATGCCTTACTTTTCTTGGATGTACTTGTACAAAACTGTAGCAATATACTAGCAAGAAACAGTTACAAAGTATTGCCAAATTTTTTAGATATGATTTCCAGATTGCATACAGAAATGAAACCTGGAAGACAATTATTAACAACCTTAAATTCTAAAAACACTAATGTTAAATGGAGGATAAAAGTATTAGAAAGACTTGCTACTATGTTTAGTTCTATTGTTACCTTTTTTAAATCTCAACAGATTATCAGTTCAGGTGAAAGTGCAAAAGTTGTAACTGTGAATAAAAATACTAGATATATTcctatttatacaaatataaattctcAGAATTGTGAAGTTGATTTTGAAAGAATTGACAATGAAGGAAGAAATAACAGTAATAATACTTTAGATGCAGATGAACTTATGagttacatagaattactcATGCCACTTATATTTGACAGCTGGATTGAAGTATGTCCAGATGAGAAAAATATTGACTATTCTGCACTTTTGATTTCTACAGAAGcattggaattattaaaaagtactgtagaaataatacaattaataattgaatgtatagatatattatacacagAATGTgatgtaaatatgaaattttggtTCAAAAGTAATTTCCAAGATTCTTACACAAAgaattttgtttcaaaatttccaTACAATAAATTAGGTGTTACAGGATGTTTCCTTCCTTCaataagaaatagaaaacgtCAACAAGATTTTGCTATAGATAATTCATATGACATTTGTTTAGGATATAACTTAgcaatttgtcaaatttatgTATGGTTTACATCGATCCAAAGTGATGATAAAATGATGcctaaattaatgaaaaattattgtacatCTGTAATTAAGTATTTAAATG GGAAACTTGAAATCTGGtctgatataaataatactgtATTACCACAACTGACTAAGCTTCTGagaacattatttttaaaagcaaGTAAAGTTTGGTACAAAAATTACCTTGATTTAAGTGAAACTTTACAATTAGTTGTAAATGCATGTTGTAATCAGTCAAAAAACGAAATGcagttacaattattttctatgatTAGCGAGATAATGTTAGATCATACTTTACATGAATTGCACAG GGAAAGTGCATTTAAAGAATTTATCTCAACTTTGCCAAATCTCTTGTTAAAGTCAAAAATACATGAAGATACAAtacaaacaataaataaaattgtgctCCGTTATAGAGGTTGGATTCAAAAAGAACTTGTGGCAAATTACAAAGATATTATAG AAAATGctaaaaagattgaaattatCGGATCCGAAGACAATAAACAGTCTCGTCTTATGATATGTAATTTGTTTTACTTCTTAGATACCCAGATTTTCTACTaa
- the LOC139992996 gene encoding polyamine-transporting ATPase 13A3 → MTTSNGIKDDQTSRVQWQKIHTGQDEDMRVYGFEKSKSKSILTYISYVLTIGWIRLLFHWYPQLHLYATHNKCSLSCATKLLITDNYQGKYKSYFVKDVKTISAKNISTQDLFKDLGSNDKEFVEKIRCKKLKINLENGTQCEMYEVKAFWCKKQCYIWDITQNTFSRLVGLDKYTLCSDLNLNNNHGLSKEEQCLRRIVYGSNEIGVPVQNIGVLLLLEVLNPFYIFQVFTLCVWFAEGYLYYTAAIICMSLFGIISSIIQTRKNQINLHGTVTSTETVRVYRNSKVTENIPSSDLVPGDIIELPKHQATVVCDAVLLTGQCILNESMLTGESVPVTKTPLPSRHVLYDSKECSHHTMYSGTTIIQTRSYNDRPVLARVIRTGFHTSKGSLVAAILYPPPADFKFDQDSYKFIGILALIATCGFIYTIVTKVSRGITAGDIVIKALDIITIVIPPALPAAMTVGKLYAQVRLKRAQIYCINNRVINVSGSINCICFDKTGTLTEDGLDMWGIVPCTNGVLGEAERSIPKLNNHLLFEGMLTCHGLTLINGTLCGDPLDVKMFESTGWILEEFNNEHSNKYDLVAPTIVKPSKNNSYTQNMNEISEIGIVQQYQFSSSLQRMSVIVRVLGSDTYKAYTKGSPEMILSLSKPETIPKDIMICLKRYTEQGYRVIAMGQTKLPENSNKIMKLPRDAVEQNLEFLGLVIMENRLKAPTIPVIRELRTANIHVLMITGDNIQTAVSVAKECGILSPQESVIDVTVVMKENKSQPEIYFNAQEMSSKLSLHNKKLNILELKDIERNIGNTNYRFALTGQSWQLLREHYPDIIAKICVRGAIFARMTSDQKQQLVLELMQLGYYVAMCGDGANDCGALRAAHAGISLSEAESSVASPFTSKVPDITCVPKVIKEGRAALVTSFGIFKFMVTYSLTEFLSVIILYSIDSDLTDLEFLFIDICLIVNFASFFGKTRAYEKQLVKKPPMTSLLSFTSIFSLSVHMLIMTIFQAIAYHAVRTFPWFTPFIYNNDTGYMCYENYSVYCVSMFQYITMAIIFSRGKPYRKAIYTNIAFTSSIILLTIVCAYITVYPANCIVNMLQLLLPPVYDWRIIILALAFANFVVCFFVETFVIEYLIEKKSKSKFYKPEKSKKEYLRVEHELKNNLSWPTLSKELPTLPLTPSVENIINVTYPEEKSYNNETKTNLQNNRTIESKNNDGMHVFDNYSFVDDESPRNTNMVTRV, encoded by the exons ATGACAACATCCAATG GGATAAAGGATGACCAAACGTCGAGAGTGCAGTGGCAGAAGATTCATACTGGTCAGGATGAAGACATG CGTGTTTATGGATTCGAAAAGAGCAAATCAAAAAGTATCCTAACTTATATTTCTTACGTATTAACCATCGGGTGGATCAGACTCTTGTTCCACTGGTATCCCCAATTACATCTCTATGCTACTCACAACAAGTGTTCTTTGAGTTGTGCCACGAAATTGCTTATAACT GATAACTATcaaggaaaatataaatcatatttcgTGAAGGATGTGAAGACTATTTCGGCGAAGAATATCAG taCCCAGGATTTATTCAAAGATTTGGGTAGCAATGACAAGGAGTTCGTCGAGAAAATCAGATGTAAAAAGTTGAAGATTAATTTAGAGAATGGCACACAGTGTGAAATGTACGAGGTCAAAGCTTTCTGGTGCAAAAAACAATGTTACATCTGGGACATTAcacaaaatacattttctagATTGGTAGGCCTAGACAAGTACACACTGTGTTCGGATCTTAatcttaataataatcatgGACTCTCTAAGGAAGAACAATGCCTTAG ACGGATCGTATACGGAAGCAATGAAATCGGCGTTCCTGTGCAAAATATAGGCGTATTACTATTGTTAGAAGTCTTGAAtccattttacatttttcaagtATTTACTTTGTGTGTGTGGTTTGCAGAAGGCTATTTATACTATACCGCAGCAATCATATGTATGTCATTGTTTGGAATTATCAGCTCTATAATACAAACTCGTAAG AATCAAATCAATCTTCACGGTACAGTCACATCCACGGAAACAGTTCGCGTGTACAGGAACTCTAAAGTGACAGAAAATATACCGAGCAGTGATTTAGTACCAGGTGATATCATAGAATTACCCAAGCATCAAGCGACTGTCGTTTGCGATGCGGTACTTTTAACAGGACAATGCATTTTAAACGAATCGATGCTGACTG ggGAATCTGTACCCGTAACGAAAACCCCATTACCATCACGTCACGTTTTGTACGACTCTAAAGAATGCTCTCATCATACGATGTATAGCGGTACCACTATTATCCAAACAAG AAGTTACAACGACCGACCAGTTCTAGCTCGAGTTATTCGAACAGGATTCCATACGAGTAAAGGTTCTTTGGTCGCTGCTATCTTGTACCCACCCCCTGCAGATTTTAAGTTCGATCAAGATTCTTACAAGTTTATTGGCATACTAGCACTTATCGCAACATGCGGTTTCATTTACACTATTGTAACCAag GTTTCCAGGGGAATCACAGCGGGAGATATAGTGATAAAAGCTTTGGATATAATAACAATAGTAATTCCACCAGCATTACCTGCAGCAATGACCGTAGGAAAGCTATACGCTCAAGTACGATTGAAACGAGCACAAATATACTGTATTAATAATAGAGTTATTAACGTATCTGGCAGTATAAATTGCATCTGTTTCGATAAG ACTGGTACTTTAACAGAAGATGGTTTAGATATGTGGGGTATTGTGCCTTGCACAAATGGTGTTCTCGGTGAAGCAGAAAGATCTATTCCCAAATTAAACAATCATCTTCTTTTTGAGGGAATGTTAACTTGTCATGGCTTAACATTAATAAATGGTACACTCTGCGGGGATCCTTTGGACGTTAAG ATGTTCGAAAGTACCGGATGGATATTAGAAGAGTTCAATAACGAACATTCAAATAAATACGATCTCGTAGCACCAACAATCGTGAAGCCGTCGAAAAACAATAGTTACACGCAAAATATGAACGAAATATCGGAAATTGGAATAGTGCAACAATATCAATTCTCGAGCTCTCTTCAACGAATGTCTGTGATAGTACGCGTACTGGGTTCCGATACGTACAAAGCTTACACGAAAGGATCACCTGAAATGATACTTAGTTTAAGCAAACCCGAAACCATACCGAAAGATATAATGATCTGTTTAAAACGTTACACAGAACAGGGTTATCGAGTGATAGCTATGGGACAAACGAAATTACCTGAAAATAGTAATAAG ATAATGAAATTGCCTCGAGACGCGGTCGAACAGAACCTTGAATTCTTAGGTTTAGTTATTATGGAAAACAGGTTGAAGGCACCAACTATACCAGTGATCAGAGAGCTAAGAACAGCTAACATACATGTTTTAATGATTACGG GGGATAACATTCAGACTGCAGTGAGCGTTGCGAAAGAATGTGGCATTTTGTCGCCGCAAGAATCTGTGATAGATGTGACGGTAgttatgaaagaaaataaatcacAGCCTGAGATTTATTTCAATGCTCAAGAAATGTCTTCAAAATTG aGTCTTCATAATAAAAAACTTAACATACTGGAATTGAAAGATATAGAACGAAATATAGGCAACACTAATTATCGATTCGCATTAACAGGCCAATCATGGCAATTATTGCGTGAGCATTATCCAGACATCATAGCAAAAATTTGCGTCCGTGGTGCAATATTTGCCCGGATGACCAGCGATCAAAAGCAACAATTAGTGTTGGAATTAATGCAACTTGGTTATTATGTGG CTATGTGTGGAGATGGTGCTAATGATTGCGGTGCTCTGAGAGCTGCACACGCAGGCATATCCTTATCCGAAGCAGAATCTAG CGTTGCGAGCCCCTTCACATCCAAAGTACCGGATATAACCTGCGTACCAAAGGTGATAAAGGAAGGTCGTGCTGCATTAGTTACGTCAtttggaattttcaaatttatggtCACCTATTCATTGACAGAATTTTTATCTGTCATTATTCTCTACTCGATCGACTCGGATCTGACAGATTTGGAGTTTCTGTTCATCGATATCTGTCTTATCGTTAACTTTGCTTCATTTTTCGGAAAAACTCGAGCGTACGAAAAACAATTAGTAAAAAAACCTCCTATGACTAGTTTGCTAAGTTTCACATCGATCTTCTCTTTGTCTGTACATATGTTGATAATGACGATTTTTCAAGCTATCGCTTATCATGCGGTTCGCACTTTTCCATGGTTTACACCATTCATTTACAACAATGACACTGGATATATGTGTTATGAGAATTATTCCGTTTATTGCGTTTCTATGTTCCAGTATATAACAATGgctataatattttcacgTGGGAAGCCATATCGAAAAGCCATTTACACGAATATTGCATTTACATCTTCCATAATATTATTGACCATCGTTTGCGCTTATATCACTGTTTATCCAGCAAATTGTATAGTAAATATGCTTCAACTACTCTTGCCTCCAGTGTACGACTGGAGGATTATTATTTTAGCACTCGCTTTTGCGAACTTTGTAGTTTGTTTCTTCGTTGAAACGTTTGTTATAGAGTATTTAATTGAGAAAAAATCcaaatcaaaattttacaaaccTGAGAAATCTAAGAAGGAATATTTGAGAGTAGAACACGAGCTAAAGAACAACTTAAGTTGGCCAACGCTCAGTAAAGAATTACCAACGTTACCACTAACTCCGAGCGtagaaaatatcattaacGTAACGTATCCAGAGGAGAAATCTTATAATAATGAGACTAAAACGAATTTACAAAACAATAGGACAATAGAGTCTAAAAATAATGATGGAATGCACGTATTTGATAACTACTCATTCGTTGATGATGAATCACCACGAAATACAAATATGGTAACTAGAGTTTAA